In the genome of Haemophilus pittmaniae, one region contains:
- a CDS encoding AzlC family ABC transporter permease, with amino-acid sequence MQPERFLRIKNAALAAFPYSLPMVTGFLFIGIAYGIYMKALGFGIWFPLLMALLIYAGSVEFIAAGALVAPFSPLSVALITLMVSGRQIFYAISMLEKYGRYLGKKRWYLISSLVDESFSLNYLAQPEKHIDKGWYMFFVSFYLHIYWAMGAALGNVFGKLIPVDLKGVEFAMTALFLVIFSENWLKEKSHESSLLGLVIAFLSLLIVGQQHFLIPTLFGIWIVLTVRRPKLASKLEALQ; translated from the coding sequence ATGCAGCCCGAACGGTTTTTACGTATTAAAAATGCTGCTTTGGCTGCGTTTCCTTATAGTTTGCCAATGGTGACCGGTTTCCTTTTTATTGGGATTGCTTACGGCATATATATGAAAGCCTTGGGATTCGGTATCTGGTTCCCGTTATTGATGGCATTATTAATTTATGCCGGTTCCGTTGAGTTTATTGCGGCAGGTGCATTGGTTGCGCCTTTTTCACCACTCAGTGTTGCATTGATTACCTTAATGGTGAGTGGGCGGCAAATTTTTTACGCCATTTCCATGCTGGAAAAATACGGCCGTTATCTGGGAAAAAAACGTTGGTACTTAATTAGTTCCTTGGTGGATGAATCCTTTTCCCTAAATTATTTGGCGCAACCGGAAAAGCATATTGATAAAGGTTGGTATATGTTTTTTGTCAGTTTTTACCTGCATATCTATTGGGCTATGGGCGCCGCACTAGGTAATGTGTTTGGCAAGCTGATTCCGGTGGATTTAAAAGGCGTGGAATTTGCCATGACAGCACTTTTCTTGGTGATTTTTTCGGAAAACTGGTTGAAGGAAAAATCCCATGAAAGCTCATTACTCGGCCTGGTAATTGCTTTTTTATCATTACTGATTGTTGGACAGCAGCATTTTTTGATTCCAACACTTTTCGGTATTTGGATTGTGCTTACCGTGCGGCGGCCAAAATTGGCCTCTAAATTGGAGGCATTACAATGA
- a CDS encoding branched-chain amino acid transporter permease: MTLNEQIITVAICVACVQLSRWLPFWIFPANRPVPEYIRYLGKVLPAAMFGMLVVYCYKNIDIFGPHHGLPDFLAGALVLGLHFWRKNMFLSIAAGTVFYMFLVQQVFV, encoded by the coding sequence ATGACATTAAATGAACAAATCATCACGGTTGCTATTTGTGTCGCCTGTGTGCAGCTAAGTCGTTGGTTACCTTTTTGGATTTTCCCGGCCAATCGACCGGTGCCGGAATATATTCGCTATTTAGGTAAAGTGTTACCGGCCGCAATGTTTGGAATGTTGGTGGTGTATTGCTATAAAAATATTGATATTTTCGGCCCTCACCACGGCTTGCCCGATTTCCTAGCCGGAGCCTTGGTATTAGGGCTGCATTTCTGGCGTAAAAACATGTTTTTGTCGATTGCGGCCGGCACAGTGTTTTATATGTTTCTGGTACAACAGGTGTTTGTATAA
- the birA gene encoding bifunctional biotin--[acetyl-CoA-carboxylase] ligase/biotin operon repressor BirA, translating to MNIELLNLMADCHPKSCAEIQRKLNLSRSQLLDACHRLKTLGVNIEHQADNLCLIPTLPLLDVEALRQALPSFPIFYQPILSSTNDFIEQQRATLQKGALCLAEFQTAGRGRRGNQWFSPFGGQLIFSFYWTLEADERLEGLSLAIGLAIAETFGAQVKWPNDVLYQDAKMAGISLDVISNRNGRRELVIGVGINAKLPSELALERATASLYDIDPQTDRTQALIAVIPAIYREIERFARAGIDGAFQQRWQARNAYAGQTVNLLKADTIESGQECGIDSQGHLLVTIDGQIQHFSAGEISLRQAKIHF from the coding sequence ATGAATATCGAATTGTTGAATTTAATGGCCGATTGCCATCCAAAATCCTGCGCAGAAATTCAGCGTAAACTCAATTTATCCCGCTCTCAGCTGCTCGATGCATGCCATCGTCTAAAAACCTTAGGCGTCAATATCGAGCATCAGGCAGATAATCTTTGCCTTATCCCCACATTGCCTTTACTGGATGTTGAAGCACTGCGGCAAGCGCTGCCATCATTCCCTATATTTTATCAACCGATACTTTCTTCAACCAATGACTTTATCGAACAGCAACGGGCTACACTACAGAAAGGGGCGCTCTGTCTGGCTGAATTTCAAACCGCCGGTCGCGGTCGTCGCGGCAATCAATGGTTCTCCCCTTTCGGCGGCCAACTTATTTTTAGTTTTTACTGGACCTTAGAAGCCGATGAGCGCCTTGAAGGCTTAAGTTTGGCAATTGGTTTAGCCATTGCCGAAACCTTTGGCGCACAGGTGAAATGGCCAAATGATGTGCTATATCAAGATGCCAAAATGGCGGGCATTTCGTTAGATGTAATCAGCAATCGTAACGGTCGTCGGGAATTGGTGATTGGTGTCGGTATCAATGCCAAACTGCCCTCCGAACTCGCCCTTGAACGAGCTACCGCCTCACTTTACGACATCGATCCACAAACCGATCGCACTCAGGCACTTATTGCCGTCATTCCTGCGATTTATCGGGAAATCGAACGCTTTGCCCGCGCAGGGATTGATGGCGCATTTCAGCAGCGTTGGCAAGCGCGTAATGCTTATGCCGGGCAGACGGTCAATCTATTAAAAGCAGATACAATAGAAAGTGGCCAAGAATGTGGTATCGATTCCCAAGGACATTTATTGGTAACAATCGATGGACAGATTCAGCATTTCAGCGCCGGTGAAATCTCGCTACGCCAGGCAAAAATACATTTTTAG